A genome region from Deltaproteobacteria bacterium includes the following:
- a CDS encoding MoxR family ATPase yields the protein MFDSVQDVQKQLEKQGYICDKRIATVVFLAHRLEKPILVEGPAGVGKTELAKVVAAATGRELIRLQCYEGLDEAKALYEWEYSKQLLYTQILKEKIGEVMAGTKSLREAAERVGQQDSVFFSDQFVVPRPLLHAITTDAPCALLIDEVDKSDPEFEAFLLEVLSDFQVTVPEIGTFAAKHRPLVFLTSNDAREMSDALKRRCLHLWIDYPSEAVELKILATKVPGIDRKLAEDLVTMMQRLRQVDLKKTPSIAETIDWARALLALNAESLGEEVVKDTMSVILKYEADIRKAQQELSRMMAARPPAAAPGAAPGAAPPAGSGPATPAKKGTLH from the coding sequence ATGTTCGACAGCGTCCAGGACGTCCAGAAGCAGCTCGAGAAGCAGGGCTACATCTGCGACAAGCGCATCGCCACCGTCGTGTTCCTCGCCCACCGGCTCGAGAAGCCGATCCTGGTCGAAGGCCCGGCGGGCGTCGGCAAGACCGAGCTCGCGAAGGTCGTGGCTGCCGCCACCGGCCGCGAGCTGATCCGCCTCCAGTGCTACGAGGGCCTCGACGAGGCCAAGGCCCTCTACGAGTGGGAGTACTCGAAGCAGCTCCTCTACACCCAGATCCTGAAGGAGAAGATCGGCGAGGTGATGGCGGGCACGAAGAGCCTGCGCGAGGCCGCCGAGCGGGTCGGGCAGCAGGACAGCGTCTTCTTCTCGGACCAGTTCGTGGTGCCGCGCCCGCTCCTCCACGCGATCACCACCGACGCGCCCTGCGCGCTGCTGATCGACGAGGTGGACAAGTCCGACCCCGAGTTCGAGGCCTTCCTGCTCGAGGTGCTCTCGGACTTCCAGGTGACGGTGCCCGAGATCGGCACCTTCGCCGCCAAGCACCGCCCGCTCGTCTTCCTCACCTCGAACGACGCCCGTGAGATGAGCGACGCCCTCAAGCGCCGCTGCCTGCACCTGTGGATCGACTACCCGAGCGAGGCCGTCGAGCTGAAGATCCTCGCGACCAAGGTGCCCGGGATCGACCGCAAGCTGGCCGAGGACCTCGTCACGATGATGCAGCGGCTGCGCCAGGTGGACCTCAAGAAGACGCCCTCGATCGCGGAGACGATCGACTGGGCGCGGGCGCTGCTCGCGCTCAACGCCGAGAGCCTCGGCGAGGAGGTCGTGAAGGACACCATGAGCGTGATCCTGAAGTACGAGGCGGACATCCGGAAGGCGCAGCAGGAGCTGTCCCGCATGATGGCGGCGCGCCCGCCCGCCGCGGCGCCGGGAGCGGCGCCCGGCGCCGCCCCGCCCGCGGGCAGCGGGCCGGCCACGCCTGCCAAGAAGGGCACGCTGCACTAG
- a CDS encoding bifunctional 3,4-dihydroxy-2-butanone-4-phosphate synthase/GTP cyclohydrolase II — translation MIVPVERGIAEIRAGRMIILTDDEDRENEGDLCMAAECVTPEAINFMARHGRGLICLPLTEERIRELRLPMMVPDQDNTTAFGTAFTISIEARHGVTTGISAADRARTIQVAIDDDSKPHDLSRPGHVFPLRARDGGVLRRAGQTEGAVDLARLAGRKPAGVICEIMKDDGSMARMPDLVEVARAHGLVIVTVADLIEYRLRNEKLVRRVAEAELPTSIAGPWQTFVYENDIDHVDHMALVKGTIGPDDEVLVRVHSECLTGDAFGSMRCDCGEQLHAAMKMIESEGRGVILYMRQEGRGIGLKNKIRAYALQDQEGLDTVDANERLGFPPDLRDYGVGAQILVDLGVRRMRLITNNPGKRAGIEGYGLTIVERVPLEIAPNEKNYEYLRTKKERLGHLLHLMS, via the coding sequence GTGATCGTGCCCGTCGAGCGCGGGATCGCCGAGATCCGCGCCGGCCGCATGATCATCCTCACCGACGACGAGGACCGCGAGAACGAGGGCGACCTGTGCATGGCCGCCGAGTGCGTGACGCCCGAGGCCATCAACTTCATGGCGCGCCACGGCCGGGGCCTGATCTGCCTGCCGCTCACCGAGGAGCGCATCCGCGAGCTGCGGCTGCCGATGATGGTCCCCGACCAGGACAACACCACCGCCTTCGGGACCGCCTTCACGATCTCGATCGAGGCACGCCACGGTGTCACCACCGGCATCTCGGCGGCCGACCGCGCGCGCACGATCCAGGTCGCGATCGACGACGACAGCAAGCCCCACGACCTCTCGCGCCCGGGCCACGTCTTCCCGCTGCGCGCGCGCGACGGCGGGGTCCTGCGGCGGGCGGGCCAGACCGAGGGGGCGGTCGACCTGGCGCGCCTCGCCGGCCGCAAGCCCGCCGGCGTGATCTGCGAGATCATGAAGGACGACGGCTCGATGGCGCGCATGCCGGACCTGGTCGAGGTGGCACGCGCCCACGGCCTCGTGATCGTGACCGTCGCGGACCTGATCGAGTACCGGCTGCGCAACGAGAAGCTCGTGCGGCGCGTGGCCGAGGCCGAGCTCCCGACCTCGATCGCCGGGCCCTGGCAGACCTTCGTCTACGAGAACGACATCGACCACGTGGATCACATGGCGCTCGTGAAGGGCACGATCGGGCCCGACGACGAGGTGCTGGTGCGCGTCCACAGCGAGTGCCTGACGGGCGACGCCTTCGGCTCGATGCGCTGCGACTGCGGCGAGCAGCTCCACGCCGCGATGAAGATGATCGAGAGCGAGGGCCGCGGCGTGATCCTGTACATGCGCCAGGAGGGCCGTGGGATCGGGCTCAAGAACAAGATCCGTGCCTACGCGCTCCAGGACCAGGAGGGGCTCGACACGGTGGACGCCAACGAGCGGCTCGGCTTCCCGCCGGACCTGCGCGACTACGGCGTCGGCGCCCAGATCCTGGTAGACCTCGGGGTGCGGCGCATGCGCCTCATCACCAACAACCCGGGCAAGCGCGCCGGCATCGAGGGCTACGGCCTCACGATCGTCGAGCGCGTGCCGCTCGAGATCGCGCCCAACGAGAAGAACTACGAGTACCTGCGCACGAAGAAGGAGCGGCTCGGCCACCTGCTCCACCTGATGAGCTGA
- a CDS encoding MglA protein has translation MVQINMAAREITLKVVYYGPALSGKTTNLQQLHALIDPASRGKMVTLDTADDRTLYFDFLPIQFGTGKGVSVKIKLFTVPGQVMHKSTRKVVLAGADAVAFVADSQRSCASANAYSWRDMEANLRANGIDFDGIPKVVQFNKRDLPDVKPLAEIRKAWADIPTYPAVAARGEGVIETFRELLRRLYRHLEQKHQLVRNFGITEDEFLAGVFKNVARTESEGAAAAG, from the coding sequence ATGGTCCAGATCAACATGGCCGCCCGGGAGATCACCCTGAAGGTGGTCTACTACGGCCCGGCGCTGTCCGGGAAGACCACGAACCTCCAGCAGCTCCACGCGCTGATCGACCCGGCGTCGCGCGGCAAGATGGTGACGCTCGATACCGCGGACGACCGCACCCTCTACTTCGACTTCCTCCCGATCCAGTTCGGCACCGGCAAGGGCGTGTCGGTGAAGATCAAGCTCTTCACGGTGCCCGGGCAGGTCATGCACAAGTCCACGCGCAAGGTCGTGCTGGCGGGCGCCGACGCGGTCGCCTTCGTCGCGGACTCCCAGCGCTCGTGCGCGAGCGCCAACGCCTACTCGTGGCGCGACATGGAGGCGAACCTGCGCGCCAACGGGATCGACTTCGACGGGATCCCCAAGGTCGTGCAGTTCAACAAGCGCGACCTGCCCGACGTGAAGCCGCTCGCCGAGATCCGCAAGGCCTGGGCCGACATCCCGACCTACCCGGCCGTCGCCGCCCGCGGCGAGGGCGTGATCGAGACCTTCCGCGAGCTCCTGCGCCGCCTCTACCGCCACCTCGAGCAGAAGCACCAGCTCGTGCGGAACTTCGGGATCACCGAGGACGAGTTCCTGGCGGGCGTCTTCAAGAACGTCGCCCGCACCGAGAGCGAAGGCGCCGCCGCCGCGGGGTAG
- the meaB gene encoding methylmalonyl Co-A mutase-associated GTPase MeaB: protein MKVDERAVAEHRDGVRRGDRRLLAKTITLLESRRADHAALGEAVLEALVPDTGAAVRIGVTGTPGVGKSSFIEAFGLHLTGLGKRVAVLAVDPSSPRSGGSILGDKTRMERLAHDERAFIRPSPSGGSLGGVAHRTREALLLCEAAGFEVTLVETVGVGQSEAAVASMVDFFGVLLQPGAGDELQGMKKGVLELADALIVNKADGELLPAAKRARVAYQHALDLLRPASPHWRPPVLLASAATGAGIGAVWETVLAHRAALEASGELGARRREQARAWLWALVGEGLEHALREHPAVARAIPRLEAEVQDRKTTPAAAARALLAAFTGRER, encoded by the coding sequence ATGAAGGTGGACGAGCGCGCCGTCGCCGAGCACCGCGACGGCGTGCGGCGCGGCGACCGGCGGCTGCTGGCCAAGACCATCACCCTGCTCGAGAGCCGGCGGGCCGACCACGCCGCGCTCGGCGAGGCGGTCCTCGAGGCGCTCGTGCCCGACACCGGCGCGGCGGTGCGGATCGGCGTCACCGGCACGCCCGGGGTCGGCAAGAGCTCCTTCATCGAGGCCTTCGGGCTGCACCTGACGGGGCTCGGCAAGCGCGTGGCCGTGCTCGCCGTCGATCCGTCGAGCCCGCGCAGCGGCGGCAGCATCCTCGGCGACAAGACGCGCATGGAGCGGCTCGCGCACGACGAGCGCGCCTTCATCCGGCCCTCGCCCTCGGGCGGCTCGCTCGGCGGCGTCGCCCACCGCACGCGCGAGGCGCTGCTCCTGTGCGAGGCGGCCGGCTTCGAGGTGACGCTCGTCGAGACGGTCGGGGTCGGCCAGTCGGAGGCGGCCGTGGCCTCGATGGTCGACTTCTTCGGCGTGCTCCTCCAGCCGGGCGCGGGCGACGAGCTCCAGGGCATGAAGAAGGGCGTGCTCGAGCTGGCCGACGCGCTGATCGTGAACAAGGCCGACGGCGAGCTCCTGCCCGCGGCGAAGCGCGCGCGCGTCGCCTACCAGCACGCGCTCGACCTGCTGCGGCCGGCCTCGCCGCACTGGCGGCCGCCGGTCCTGCTCGCGAGCGCGGCCACGGGCGCGGGGATCGGCGCGGTCTGGGAGACGGTGCTCGCGCACCGCGCGGCGCTCGAGGCGAGCGGCGAGCTCGGGGCCCGCCGCCGCGAGCAGGCGCGCGCGTGGCTCTGGGCGCTCGTCGGAGAAGGCCTCGAGCACGCCCTCCGCGAGCACCCGGCCGTGGCGCGGGCGATCCCGCGCCTCGAGGCGGAGGTGCAGGATCGCAAGACCACCCCGGCGGCCGCCGCCCGCGCGCTCCTCGCCGCCTTCACCGGCCGCGAGCGCTGA
- the scpA gene encoding methylmalonyl-CoA mutase: MSNPPQTDRERWRALAARELRGKDPAGLAWETPEGLRVEPLYTAADLEGLEHLGALPGLPPYLRGVRATMYANRPWTIRQYGGFSTAEETNAFFRKNLAGGQQGLSVAFDLATHRGYDSDHPRVVGDVGKAGVAIDSVEDMKRLFDGIPLDQVTVSMTMNGAVLPVMACFLVAGEEQGVPREKLAGTIQNDILKEFMVRNTFIYPPGPSMRIVADIIEYTARHMPKFNSISISGYHMQEAGANAVLELAFTIADGLEYVRAALSKGLAIDDFAPRLSFFFAIGMNFYMEVAKLRAARLLWAETIAPFAPQKAESAMLRTHCQTSGASLTYQDPLNNIVRTTVEAMAAVFGGTQSLHTNAFDEALALPSEASARIARNTQLILQEETGIPAVVDPWGGSYFMESLTASLAAEARRVIAEVEELGGMARAIDAGMPKLRIEECAARRQARIDRGEDTVVGVNKYLAPGAEAELDLLEIDNSAVREAQGKRLAATRAARDGAAVQRALAALEEAGRSGKGNLLALAVEAARARATLGEISEALERVYGRHRPETRTISGVYAGVSSGDAEFDGARAEVEAFAAAEGRRPRMLVSKLGQDGHDRGMKVIASAFADLGFDVDIGPLFQMPEEAARQAVENDVHVVGVSTQAGGHKTLIPQLVAALRAQGAAEVVVVAGGVIPPKDVPALEAAGVAAVFGPGTPIPKAAREVLRQIRARRA; encoded by the coding sequence ATGTCGAACCCCCCGCAAACCGATCGCGAGCGCTGGCGCGCCCTGGCCGCCCGGGAGCTGCGCGGCAAGGACCCCGCCGGCCTCGCCTGGGAGACGCCCGAGGGCCTGCGCGTGGAGCCCCTCTACACGGCGGCCGACCTCGAGGGCCTCGAGCACCTCGGCGCGCTGCCCGGCCTGCCGCCCTACCTGCGCGGCGTGCGCGCCACCATGTACGCCAACCGCCCCTGGACGATCCGCCAGTACGGCGGCTTCTCGACCGCCGAGGAGACCAACGCCTTCTTCCGCAAGAACCTGGCCGGTGGCCAGCAGGGCCTCTCGGTGGCCTTCGACCTCGCCACCCATCGCGGCTACGACTCCGACCACCCGCGCGTGGTGGGCGACGTCGGCAAGGCCGGGGTCGCGATCGACTCGGTCGAGGACATGAAGCGGCTCTTCGACGGGATCCCGCTCGACCAGGTCACGGTCTCGATGACCATGAACGGCGCGGTCCTGCCCGTGATGGCCTGCTTCCTCGTGGCGGGCGAGGAGCAGGGCGTGCCGCGCGAGAAGCTCGCCGGCACGATCCAGAACGACATCCTGAAGGAGTTCATGGTCCGGAACACCTTCATCTACCCGCCCGGCCCGAGCATGCGCATCGTCGCCGACATCATCGAGTACACGGCACGGCACATGCCGAAGTTCAACTCGATCTCGATCAGCGGCTACCACATGCAGGAGGCGGGCGCGAACGCGGTGCTCGAGCTCGCGTTCACGATCGCCGACGGCCTCGAGTACGTGCGCGCGGCCCTCTCGAAGGGCCTCGCGATCGACGACTTCGCGCCGCGCCTGTCCTTCTTCTTCGCGATCGGCATGAACTTCTACATGGAGGTCGCGAAGCTGCGGGCGGCCCGCCTGCTGTGGGCGGAGACGATCGCGCCCTTCGCGCCGCAGAAGGCCGAGAGCGCGATGCTGCGCACCCACTGCCAGACCTCGGGGGCGAGCCTCACCTACCAGGACCCGCTCAACAACATCGTGCGCACCACCGTCGAGGCGATGGCCGCGGTCTTCGGCGGCACCCAGTCGCTGCACACCAACGCCTTCGACGAGGCCCTGGCGCTGCCCTCCGAGGCGAGCGCCCGGATCGCACGCAACACGCAGCTCATCCTCCAGGAGGAGACCGGGATCCCGGCGGTCGTGGACCCCTGGGGCGGCTCGTACTTCATGGAGTCGCTGACCGCGAGCCTGGCCGCCGAGGCGCGCCGCGTGATCGCGGAGGTGGAGGAGCTCGGCGGGATGGCGCGGGCGATCGACGCCGGCATGCCGAAGCTGCGCATCGAGGAGTGCGCGGCGCGCCGCCAGGCCCGCATCGACCGCGGCGAGGACACGGTGGTGGGCGTCAACAAGTACCTGGCGCCCGGCGCCGAGGCCGAGCTCGACCTGCTCGAGATCGACAACAGCGCGGTGCGCGAGGCACAGGGGAAGCGCCTCGCCGCCACCCGCGCCGCCCGCGACGGCGCAGCGGTGCAGCGCGCGCTCGCGGCGCTCGAAGAGGCGGGGCGGAGCGGGAAGGGCAACCTCCTCGCGCTGGCGGTCGAGGCGGCGCGTGCCCGCGCGACGCTCGGCGAGATCTCGGAGGCGCTCGAGCGGGTCTACGGGCGACACCGCCCCGAGACCCGTACGATCTCGGGCGTGTACGCCGGGGTGTCGAGCGGGGACGCGGAGTTCGACGGCGCGCGCGCCGAGGTCGAGGCCTTCGCCGCAGCCGAGGGCCGCCGCCCGCGCATGCTGGTCTCCAAGCTCGGCCAGGACGGGCACGACCGCGGCATGAAGGTGATCGCGAGCGCCTTCGCGGACCTGGGCTTCGACGTGGACATCGGGCCGCTCTTCCAGATGCCCGAGGAGGCGGCGCGCCAGGCGGTCGAGAACGACGTGCACGTGGTCGGCGTCTCGACCCAGGCCGGCGGACACAAGACGCTGATCCCCCAGCTCGTGGCGGCGCTGCGCGCGCAGGGGGCGGCCGAGGTCGTGGTGGTGGCGGGCGGTGTGATCCCGCCGAAGGACGTGCCGGCGCTCGAGGCGGCTGGCGTCGCGGCGGTCTTCGGGCCCGGCACGCCGATCCCGAAGGCGGCGCGCGAGGTGCTGCGCCAGATCCGCGCGCGCCGCGCATGA
- a CDS encoding methylmalonyl-CoA mutase family protein, which translates to MSAARVPEAGAARGPVRVVTAASLFDGHDAAIHIVRRLLQAQGAEVIHLGHDRAVEEVVGAAVQEDAHAVAISSYQGGHMEFFRYLVERLREAGAGHVRVYGGGGGTITPAEAEALHAGGVARIFGPEDGRRLGLEGMIRVILEEAARRPAADPDDCLARLAPGAPGAVARLVSWLEEHGAAGGPRVEAVRRTLATRRRRAPAPVVGFTGTGGAGKSSVVDEVIRRLRRDQPALTIGALLVDPTRRRTGGALLGDRIRMNAIDAPGIFVRSLATRQMHLALSQAVRDALAVLQAADFDLLLVETAGIGQSDSEVTELAGISVYVMTPEYGAPSQLEKIDMLDLADLVVLNKADRYGAEDALRDVRKQWRRNHPGAGAEVPVFATVASRFQDPGCERFYRALAARLEGAGLPAAGEEADAPGPAAPLLPGARRRYLAEIAETVRGYRAASEAAAERADDAWALARALRALGDEPPPDLARLPEAALADAAAAPAVVALRRRYDAALAALPPGLREALAAWPATRARYEAARQAYAVRERAIEVENQVETLSGTRLPRVALPRAGSWGALARYLGQEHLPGSFPFTAGVFPFKREDEDPTRMFAGEGTPERTNRRFHLLAAGTGVARLSTAFDSVTLYGRDPAERPDIWGKIGNSGVSVCTVDDAKKLYSGFDLCRPSTSVSMTINGPAPMVLAFFLNAAIDQQVERHLRATGALDAVRARCAAQGALPAYQGPLPAGHDGLGLGLLGIPGAEAVDAETYARIRADVLRTVRGTVQADILKEDQAQNTCIFSTEFALRAMGDVQAWFVEYAVRNFYSVSVSGYHMAEAGANPITQLAFTLANGFTLLEVYRARGLAVDDFAPNFSFFFSNGLDAEYTVIGRVARRIWAVALRELYGASERSQKLKYHVQTSGRSLHAMEMAFNDIRTTLQALTAIEDHCNSLHTNAYDEAVTTPTEESVRRALAIQLVIHRELGITKNENPLQGSHAVEWLTDAVEEAVLREFERLSERGGVLGAMETLYQRSRIQEESLRYEERKHSGALPVVGVNTFVAPGAAPPAPRPEALVRASDDEKRRQLAALRAFHARHAERAPAALRRLQQAAGRGGNVFAELMETVQVASLGQISDALFEVGGRYRRAM; encoded by the coding sequence GTGAGCGCCGCGCGCGTGCCCGAGGCGGGGGCCGCCCGGGGCCCCGTACGGGTCGTCACCGCGGCCTCGCTCTTCGACGGCCACGACGCGGCGATCCACATCGTGCGCCGGCTCCTCCAGGCGCAGGGTGCCGAGGTGATCCACCTCGGGCACGACCGCGCGGTGGAGGAGGTGGTCGGCGCGGCCGTCCAGGAGGACGCCCACGCGGTCGCGATCTCGTCCTACCAGGGCGGGCACATGGAGTTCTTCCGCTATCTCGTGGAGCGCCTGCGCGAAGCCGGTGCTGGACACGTGCGGGTGTATGGAGGCGGCGGCGGGACGATCACGCCGGCGGAAGCGGAGGCGCTCCACGCCGGCGGGGTCGCGCGCATCTTCGGCCCCGAGGACGGCCGCCGCCTCGGCCTCGAGGGCATGATCCGCGTGATCCTCGAGGAGGCCGCCCGGCGGCCGGCCGCCGACCCCGACGACTGCCTCGCGCGGCTCGCGCCGGGCGCGCCCGGGGCGGTGGCGCGGCTCGTGAGCTGGCTCGAGGAGCACGGCGCCGCGGGCGGCCCGCGCGTAGAGGCCGTGCGGCGCACCCTGGCGACGCGGCGGCGGCGCGCGCCGGCGCCGGTCGTGGGCTTCACGGGCACCGGCGGGGCCGGCAAGTCGAGCGTCGTGGACGAGGTGATCCGGCGCCTGCGCCGCGACCAGCCCGCGCTCACGATCGGCGCGCTGCTCGTCGATCCCACCCGCCGGCGCACGGGCGGCGCGCTCCTCGGCGACCGGATCCGGATGAACGCGATCGACGCGCCCGGGATCTTCGTGCGCTCGCTCGCCACGCGCCAGATGCACCTGGCGCTCTCGCAGGCCGTGCGCGACGCGCTGGCGGTGCTCCAGGCCGCCGACTTCGACCTCCTGCTGGTCGAGACCGCGGGCATCGGCCAGAGCGACTCCGAGGTGACCGAGCTCGCCGGCATCTCGGTCTACGTGATGACGCCCGAGTACGGCGCGCCCTCGCAGCTCGAGAAGATCGACATGCTCGACCTCGCGGACCTGGTCGTCCTGAACAAGGCCGACCGCTACGGCGCCGAGGACGCCCTGCGTGACGTGCGCAAGCAGTGGCGGCGCAACCACCCGGGCGCGGGCGCGGAGGTGCCGGTCTTCGCCACCGTCGCGAGCCGCTTCCAGGACCCCGGCTGCGAGCGCTTCTACCGCGCGCTCGCGGCCCGGCTCGAGGGCGCCGGGCTGCCGGCCGCCGGCGAGGAGGCGGATGCGCCCGGACCGGCGGCGCCGCTCCTGCCCGGCGCCCGGCGCCGCTACCTGGCGGAGATCGCCGAGACGGTGCGGGGCTACCGGGCCGCGAGCGAGGCCGCCGCCGAGCGGGCCGACGACGCCTGGGCCCTGGCGCGCGCCCTGCGCGCCCTCGGCGACGAGCCGCCCCCGGATCTGGCGCGCCTCCCCGAGGCGGCACTCGCCGACGCCGCCGCGGCGCCCGCGGTCGTGGCCCTGCGCCGCCGCTACGACGCCGCGCTCGCTGCGCTGCCGCCCGGCCTGCGCGAGGCGCTCGCCGCCTGGCCGGCCACCCGCGCGCGCTACGAGGCGGCCCGGCAGGCCTACGCCGTGCGCGAGCGCGCGATCGAGGTCGAGAACCAGGTCGAGACGCTCTCGGGCACGCGGCTCCCGCGCGTGGCGCTGCCGCGCGCCGGGAGCTGGGGCGCGCTCGCCCGCTACCTCGGCCAGGAGCACCTCCCCGGGTCCTTCCCCTTCACCGCCGGTGTCTTCCCCTTCAAGCGCGAGGACGAGGACCCGACCCGGATGTTCGCGGGCGAGGGCACGCCCGAGCGCACCAACCGCCGCTTCCACCTGCTGGCGGCGGGCACCGGCGTGGCGCGCCTCTCGACCGCCTTCGACAGCGTGACCCTCTACGGCCGCGACCCCGCCGAGCGGCCCGACATCTGGGGCAAGATCGGCAACTCCGGCGTGTCGGTCTGCACCGTCGACGACGCGAAGAAGCTCTACTCGGGCTTCGACCTGTGCCGGCCGAGCACCTCGGTCTCGATGACCATCAACGGCCCCGCGCCGATGGTGCTCGCCTTCTTCCTGAACGCCGCCATCGACCAGCAGGTGGAGCGCCACCTGCGCGCGACGGGGGCGCTCGACGCCGTGCGCGCGCGCTGTGCGGCGCAGGGCGCGCTGCCCGCCTACCAGGGCCCCTTGCCGGCGGGCCACGACGGCCTCGGCCTCGGCCTCCTCGGGATCCCCGGCGCCGAGGCGGTGGACGCGGAGACCTACGCGCGCATCCGCGCCGACGTCCTGCGCACCGTCCGCGGCACGGTCCAGGCCGACATCCTGAAGGAGGACCAGGCCCAGAACACCTGCATCTTCTCGACCGAGTTCGCGCTGCGCGCGATGGGTGACGTGCAGGCCTGGTTCGTCGAGTACGCGGTGCGCAACTTCTACTCGGTCTCGGTGTCGGGCTACCACATGGCCGAGGCCGGCGCGAACCCGATCACCCAGCTCGCCTTCACGCTGGCGAACGGCTTCACGCTCCTCGAGGTCTACCGCGCGCGCGGGCTCGCCGTCGACGACTTCGCGCCGAACTTCTCGTTCTTCTTCAGCAACGGGCTCGACGCCGAGTACACGGTGATCGGCCGGGTGGCGCGCCGGATCTGGGCCGTGGCCCTGCGCGAGCTCTACGGCGCCTCCGAGCGCAGCCAGAAGCTCAAGTACCACGTGCAGACCTCGGGCCGCTCGCTGCACGCCATGGAGATGGCCTTCAACGACATCCGCACGACCCTCCAGGCGCTCACCGCGATCGAGGACCACTGCAACAGCCTGCACACGAACGCCTACGACGAGGCGGTGACGACCCCCACCGAGGAGTCGGTGCGCCGGGCGCTCGCGATCCAGCTCGTCATCCACCGCGAGCTCGGCATCACGAAGAACGAGAATCCCCTGCAGGGCTCGCACGCGGTCGAGTGGCTGACCGACGCGGTCGAGGAGGCCGTGCTGCGCGAGTTCGAGCGGCTCTCGGAGCGCGGCGGGGTGCTCGGGGCCATGGAGACGCTCTACCAGCGCAGCCGGATCCAGGAGGAGAGCCTCCGCTACGAGGAGCGCAAGCACTCGGGCGCGCTGCCGGTCGTGGGGGTCAACACCTTCGTGGCGCCCGGCGCCGCGCCGCCCGCGCCACGGCCCGAGGCGCTCGTGCGCGCGAGCGACGACGAGAAGCGCCGCCAGCTCGCGGCGCTGCGCGCCTTCCATGCGCGCCACGCCGAGCGCGCTCCCGCCGCGCTGCGGCGCCTGCAGCAGGCCGCGGGCCGCGGCGGCAACGTCTTCGCCGAGCTGATGGAGACCGTGCAGGTCGCGAGCCTCGGCCAGATCAGCGACGCGCTCTTCGAGGTCGGCGGGCGCTACCGCCGCGCGATGTAG
- a CDS encoding MerR family transcriptional regulator: MSWQTSPRSGPREEPLLAIGEVCARTGLSARTLRYYEELGLLPGVRRRAGGRRVYGAEQLERLRFIQRLQLLGLPLAEIRELDAVHALGGSTAAMLERLDQLLARRLAELDGRIAELVDLRDQIEKYRARAASRAGALRARKREAP; this comes from the coding sequence GTGAGCTGGCAAACGAGTCCCCGGTCCGGACCGCGCGAGGAGCCGCTCCTGGCGATCGGCGAGGTCTGCGCGCGCACCGGCCTCTCCGCGCGCACGCTGCGCTACTACGAGGAGCTCGGGCTCCTGCCCGGCGTGCGCCGGCGCGCCGGCGGGCGGCGCGTCTACGGCGCCGAGCAGCTCGAGCGGCTGCGCTTCATCCAGCGCCTCCAGCTCCTCGGCCTCCCGCTCGCGGAGATCCGCGAGCTCGACGCCGTCCACGCGCTCGGGGGCTCGACCGCCGCCATGCTCGAGCGCCTCGACCAGCTCCTGGCCCGGCGCCTCGCGGAGCTCGACGGGCGGATCGCCGAGCTCGTGGACCTGCGCGACCAGATCGAGAAGTACCGCGCCCGCGCGGCCAGCCGGGCCGGCGCGCTGCGCGCGCGCAAGCGGGAGGCGCCGTGA